From Stenotrophomonas nitritireducens, the proteins below share one genomic window:
- a CDS encoding thymidine phosphorylase family protein: protein MTTQAPGHTRLRVTRAGIDTYQQPVVYMHRDCEVCRSEGFAAMTRVRLDVDARTLVATLNVVIDDRLGLDEVALSEAAWTLLDPAPDALAGVRHAEPAASAGALRAKVFGARLDDAQYFALVQDVMESRLSDLELAAFVTASAGDRLDHAETTALTRAMISVGQRLDWGEGPVLDKHCVGGLPGNRTTPIVVAIVAALGYRIPKTSSRAITSPAGTADTMEVMAPVALDLAAMRRVVEREGGCIVWGGNVRLSPADDILIRVQRPLDFDSDGQLVASVLSKKIAAGSTHVLIDMPVGPTAKVRGEAAAHSLGTRLAHTAGALGLQLGIHRSDGTQPVGRGIGPALEAHDVLKVLRNAADAPADLRERALALSAALLDMAAGSNAGTGLERARGVLDSGAALAKFLAICEAQGGFREPPRAAFTADVPAPASGRIAAIDNRRLAKLAKLAGAPTSPTAGLETGLRIGDTVERGQPMMTLHAESPGELAYALEHAATLQPFVLGEVP, encoded by the coding sequence ATGACCACGCAGGCCCCGGGCCACACCCGCCTGCGCGTCACCCGTGCCGGCATCGACACCTACCAGCAGCCGGTGGTCTATATGCACCGCGACTGCGAGGTCTGTCGCTCGGAAGGCTTTGCCGCGATGACGCGCGTCAGGCTGGACGTGGACGCCCGCACGCTGGTGGCGACGCTGAACGTGGTCATCGACGATCGGCTCGGCCTGGACGAGGTGGCGTTGTCGGAGGCCGCGTGGACGCTCCTCGATCCCGCGCCCGACGCCCTCGCCGGCGTCAGGCACGCGGAACCCGCGGCGTCGGCGGGCGCGCTCCGTGCCAAGGTGTTCGGCGCCCGGTTGGACGACGCGCAGTACTTCGCCCTGGTGCAGGACGTGATGGAAAGCAGGTTGTCGGACCTGGAGCTTGCAGCTTTCGTCACTGCCAGCGCGGGTGACCGCCTGGACCATGCGGAGACGACCGCGCTGACGCGAGCCATGATCTCCGTGGGCCAGCGCCTGGACTGGGGCGAAGGGCCGGTGCTGGACAAACACTGCGTAGGTGGCCTGCCGGGCAATCGCACCACCCCGATCGTGGTGGCCATCGTGGCTGCGCTGGGCTACCGCATCCCGAAGACCTCGTCGCGCGCGATCACGTCGCCCGCGGGCACCGCCGACACCATGGAAGTGATGGCGCCGGTGGCGCTCGACCTGGCGGCGATGCGCCGGGTGGTGGAGCGCGAGGGCGGCTGCATCGTGTGGGGTGGCAACGTGCGCCTGAGCCCGGCCGACGACATCCTGATCCGGGTCCAGCGCCCGCTGGATTTCGACAGCGACGGCCAACTGGTCGCCAGCGTGCTGTCGAAGAAGATAGCCGCGGGCTCCACCCACGTCCTGATCGACATGCCGGTGGGTCCGACGGCCAAGGTGCGAGGTGAGGCCGCGGCCCACAGCCTCGGCACGCGGCTTGCCCACACCGCGGGCGCGCTGGGATTGCAGTTGGGCATCCATCGCTCCGACGGCACCCAGCCGGTGGGTCGGGGAATCGGCCCGGCGCTCGAGGCGCACGACGTGCTCAAGGTGCTGCGCAACGCGGCCGATGCACCCGCCGACCTTCGCGAACGCGCACTTGCGCTGTCCGCGGCGCTGCTGGACATGGCAGCGGGCAGCAACGCCGGCACCGGACTGGAGCGCGCGCGCGGCGTGCTGGATTCCGGGGCGGCGCTGGCCAAGTTCCTGGCGATCTGCGAGGCCCAGGGAGGCTTCCGCGAACCGCCACGGGCGGCGTTCACCGCCGACGTCCCGGCGCCTGCATCGGGCCGCATCGCGGCGATCGACAACCGCAGGCTGGCCAAACTGGCCAAGCTGGCCGGCGCCCCGACATCCCCCACCGCCGGCCTCGAAACCGGTCTGCGGATCGGCGATACGGTCGAGCGCGGACAGCCCATGATGACCCTGCATGCGGAGTCGCCGGGAGAACTGGCCTACGCCCTGGAGCACGCCGCGACGCTGCAACCCTTTGTGCTTGGAGAGGTTCCATGA
- a CDS encoding ribose-phosphate diphosphokinase gives MTRVLMPFPADAVLAGTINQPLQARIAPVAWRHFPDGESLVTLDDALDGADVAILASLRNADALALPLRFAARTAREFGARSVGLIAPYLGYMRQDTRFHRGEAVSTPLFAQFLEEAFDWLVTVDPHLHRVERLQSLYRIPTVHVSATPAVARWIAETVPDAVLIGPDSESEQWVADIAALSGMPYQVLAKERHGDYDVRVSLPDPQAVAGRTPVLIDDIVSSGHTILETLAHLRRLSLPPPLLVAIHPVFAGDAYARLQEAGLARIVSTDTIAHPSNAIALGADLADAASTLMSASADSPEDP, from the coding sequence ATGACCCGTGTGCTGATGCCCTTCCCGGCCGATGCAGTGTTGGCCGGCACCATCAACCAGCCCCTGCAGGCGCGCATTGCACCCGTGGCCTGGCGGCACTTCCCCGATGGCGAGTCGCTGGTCACCCTGGACGACGCACTGGACGGCGCCGATGTGGCGATCCTGGCCAGCCTGCGCAACGCCGATGCCCTGGCCCTCCCGCTGCGCTTCGCCGCCCGGACCGCGCGCGAGTTCGGGGCTCGTTCGGTCGGCCTCATCGCACCCTACCTGGGGTATATGCGCCAGGACACCCGCTTCCATCGCGGCGAGGCGGTCAGTACACCGCTGTTTGCGCAATTCCTCGAAGAGGCTTTCGACTGGCTGGTGACCGTGGACCCGCACCTGCACCGCGTCGAGCGCCTGCAGTCGCTCTACCGCATTCCGACGGTCCACGTATCGGCGACGCCGGCCGTGGCCCGCTGGATCGCTGAGACCGTCCCCGACGCTGTGCTGATCGGCCCTGACAGCGAGAGCGAGCAGTGGGTAGCGGACATCGCCGCCCTGTCCGGCATGCCCTACCAGGTGCTGGCCAAGGAGCGGCACGGCGACTACGACGTGCGCGTCAGCCTGCCCGACCCGCAGGCCGTGGCGGGCCGGACCCCGGTCCTGATCGACGACATCGTGTCGTCCGGCCACACCATCCTGGAGACCCTCGCACACCTGCGCCGGTTGTCGTTGCCGCCGCCACTGCTGGTCGCCATCCATCCGGTGTTCGCCGGCGATGCCTATGCCCGCCTGCAGGAAGCAGGTCTGGCCCGCATCGTCAGTACCGACACCATTGCCCACCCGTCGAACGCGATCGCGCTCGGCGCGGACCTCGCTGACGCGGCATCGACCCTGATGTCCGCTTCGGCCGACTCCCCGGAGGACCCATGA
- a CDS encoding ABC1 kinase family protein produces the protein MAGTVRRGGQIAWAGLKLGVAVLRLRRRAPDLLPAYVSTTLVGLGTTFVKLGQGLSLRWDLLPAPYREALSRLHSDVPPFPAEEAMRIVEQAFGAPVGELFASFDDKPLAAASVAQIHPARMHDGRDVVVKITRPGIHAQVQADLLLLRRTMRVAQWIWPPLKRHRPLELVDELGAFLRDEIDMRHEAQNMRRMAKVLDALPGITQPHVVEPYATRNVLVQDRSHGTRLEAAYGTAAAPALARALLGAYVHQLFGAGVFHADPHPGNLFFFDDGRLCLHDFGSIGVLDPASRLALGGMVEAIAADDAEGVLDAAIAMGFFPSQVDRRSHVREIHLILAEMASRPLAQWSIAEAIWRVARIGQGAGFRLPAHLLSLIRTLFLVENTLRALDPNLDLLGTLSAQAAAIADIAEASRPSGNRPLAMRLARTARQLPQIATDLLRQAQLSDGRPAFSVHHHGLSSTQEAIARTGNRLALALVTLGLYVSGALLSLHSDGPQVFGHMPFLAMVAFAAAGLLSLRLVMAIARSGHL, from the coding sequence ATGGCGGGCACGGTGCGGCGCGGAGGCCAGATTGCCTGGGCGGGACTCAAGCTCGGCGTCGCCGTGCTGCGCCTGCGCCGACGTGCACCCGACCTGCTTCCGGCATACGTCAGCACCACACTGGTGGGGTTGGGCACCACCTTCGTCAAGCTGGGCCAGGGCTTGAGCCTGCGCTGGGACCTGCTGCCGGCGCCCTATCGCGAGGCGCTGTCGCGATTGCACAGCGATGTGCCCCCCTTCCCGGCGGAGGAGGCCATGCGTATCGTCGAACAGGCGTTTGGCGCGCCGGTCGGCGAACTTTTCGCCAGCTTCGATGACAAGCCCCTGGCCGCGGCTTCAGTGGCCCAGATCCATCCAGCGCGCATGCATGATGGTCGCGATGTGGTCGTCAAGATCACCCGCCCCGGGATCCATGCCCAGGTGCAGGCGGATCTGCTGCTCCTGCGGCGCACGATGCGCGTCGCCCAGTGGATCTGGCCGCCACTGAAACGCCACCGGCCGCTCGAACTGGTGGACGAACTAGGCGCATTCCTGCGTGACGAGATCGACATGCGTCACGAGGCGCAGAACATGCGGCGCATGGCCAAGGTGCTGGATGCCCTGCCCGGCATCACCCAGCCGCACGTCGTCGAGCCGTATGCCACCCGCAACGTGCTTGTGCAGGATCGAAGCCACGGGACCCGTCTGGAGGCCGCGTACGGCACAGCGGCCGCTCCCGCACTGGCAAGGGCGCTGCTCGGTGCCTACGTGCATCAGCTCTTCGGCGCCGGCGTCTTCCATGCCGACCCGCACCCGGGGAATCTGTTCTTCTTTGACGACGGTCGCCTGTGCCTGCATGACTTTGGATCGATCGGCGTGCTCGACCCTGCATCCCGGCTCGCGCTCGGCGGCATGGTCGAGGCCATTGCGGCCGACGACGCCGAGGGCGTGCTGGATGCAGCGATCGCCATGGGCTTCTTCCCGTCGCAGGTCGACCGCCGCTCGCATGTGCGCGAGATCCACCTGATCCTGGCCGAGATGGCCAGCCGTCCGCTGGCGCAGTGGTCCATTGCCGAGGCAATCTGGCGCGTGGCACGCATTGGGCAGGGCGCTGGCTTCCGGCTTCCGGCCCACCTGCTGTCCCTGATCCGGACGCTGTTCCTGGTCGAGAACACGCTGCGGGCGCTGGATCCGAATCTGGACCTGCTGGGGACGCTGTCCGCGCAGGCGGCCGCGATCGCCGACATTGCCGAAGCCAGCCGCCCCAGCGGCAACAGGCCGCTTGCCATGCGGCTGGCCCGCACTGCGCGGCAACTGCCACAGATCGCCACCGACCTGTTGCGGCAGGCGCAACTGAGCGACGGACGACCCGCCTTCTCCGTACACCACCATGGCCTGAGTTCCACGCAGGAGGCAATCGCGCGCACGGGCAACCGGCTGGCGTTGGCCCTGGTCACCTTGGGCCTGTACGTAAGCGGTGCGCTGTTGAGCCTGCATTCCGACGGCCCGCAAGTGTTCGGTCACATGCCTTTCCTGGCTATGGTGGCTTTCGCTGCTGCGGGATTGCTCTCACTGCGGCTGGTGATGGCCATCGCCAGATCGGGACACTTGTAA
- a CDS encoding heavy metal translocating P-type ATPase, whose amino-acid sequence MTQHNHHHQDHQAHGEQPPHPRTGAEGDVHAGHDKHAGHSVASFRDKFWLTLLLTIPTLIWSGMIQHWFDYTAPQFPGSAYIPAVFGTIVYFYGGSPFLRGGYHELRNRLPGMMTLISLAITVAFLYSALVTLGVVEGLDLWWELATLVAIMLLGHWIEMRSINQAQGALKELAKLLPDMAVRLDEAGTAKEVPVAELKRGDLLLIRPGASIPADGVVKEGTSAVNEAMITGESKPMDKSTGDRVIAGTVNGQGSLRVEVTGTGDETALAGIMRLVEQAQTSRSRAQALADRAAFYLTIIAIVSAAVTAIVWPLLGRPWSFTIERVVTVLVIACPHALGLAIPLVTAISTTIGARNGLLVRDRRGLEEARLLNTVVFDKTGTLTLGSHRVVKTTAADGLTDDEVLRVAASVQRDAEHPIAQALMTSAKEHGIDVPMSQDFESMPGRGVRAVVEERSLHVGGPGLLRMLAVEPPETLRRAAESAAADGQSATYLVEGDRVLAVFAIADAIRPESFDAVKRLHDEGLEVVLLTGDSTAVANAVAKELNIDTVFAEVLPEDKVAKIEELQAQGKRVAMVGDGVNDAPALLTSDVGIAIGTGTDVAVEAGDVVLVRSDPRDVPAIIELSKATYRKMIQNLWWAAGYNIVAIPLAAGVLAAWGILLQPALGAVLMSLSTVVVAINAQLLRRAVRSP is encoded by the coding sequence ATGACGCAACACAATCATCATCATCAAGATCATCAGGCGCACGGCGAGCAACCGCCGCATCCCCGCACGGGTGCTGAAGGTGACGTCCATGCCGGGCACGACAAGCATGCCGGCCACAGCGTGGCGAGCTTCCGCGACAAGTTCTGGCTCACGCTGCTGCTGACCATCCCCACTCTGATCTGGAGCGGGATGATCCAGCATTGGTTCGACTACACCGCACCACAGTTCCCGGGGTCGGCGTACATCCCGGCGGTGTTCGGCACGATCGTGTACTTCTACGGCGGCTCGCCGTTCCTCCGCGGCGGATACCACGAGCTGAGAAATCGCCTGCCGGGCATGATGACGCTGATCTCGCTTGCGATCACCGTCGCCTTCCTTTACAGCGCGTTGGTCACGCTCGGCGTTGTCGAGGGCTTGGACCTGTGGTGGGAGCTGGCGACGCTGGTGGCGATCATGTTGCTCGGCCACTGGATCGAGATGCGTTCGATCAACCAGGCACAGGGCGCTCTCAAGGAACTCGCGAAGCTGCTGCCTGATATGGCGGTGCGGTTGGATGAGGCCGGTACCGCGAAGGAAGTCCCTGTCGCGGAACTGAAGCGCGGCGACCTGCTGCTCATCAGGCCCGGCGCGAGCATTCCCGCCGACGGCGTCGTGAAGGAAGGGACCAGCGCCGTCAACGAAGCGATGATCACCGGCGAGTCCAAGCCGATGGACAAGTCGACGGGCGACCGGGTGATCGCCGGCACCGTCAACGGACAGGGCTCGTTGCGTGTCGAGGTGACGGGAACCGGCGACGAGACCGCGCTCGCGGGTATCATGCGGCTCGTCGAGCAGGCCCAGACGTCGCGCTCGCGCGCCCAGGCCCTGGCGGACCGGGCGGCGTTCTACCTCACGATCATCGCCATCGTCTCCGCCGCGGTTACCGCCATTGTCTGGCCACTCCTCGGTCGACCGTGGAGCTTCACGATCGAGCGCGTAGTGACCGTGCTCGTGATCGCCTGTCCCCATGCGCTGGGTTTGGCCATCCCGCTGGTGACCGCCATCTCGACCACGATTGGCGCACGGAACGGCCTGCTCGTGCGCGATCGACGCGGCCTGGAAGAGGCCCGTTTGCTGAACACGGTCGTGTTCGACAAGACAGGCACGCTCACGCTCGGTTCGCACCGCGTCGTGAAGACCACTGCCGCCGATGGACTCACCGACGACGAGGTGCTTCGCGTGGCCGCGTCGGTCCAGCGCGACGCTGAACATCCGATCGCGCAGGCGCTGATGACCAGCGCCAAGGAACATGGCATCGACGTTCCGATGTCGCAGGACTTCGAGTCCATGCCGGGACGCGGCGTGCGCGCAGTCGTCGAGGAGCGCTCGCTTCACGTTGGCGGGCCGGGTCTGTTGAGAATGCTCGCGGTCGAACCGCCGGAGACGCTTCGGCGGGCTGCCGAATCAGCGGCAGCCGATGGTCAATCTGCAACCTACCTGGTGGAAGGCGACCGGGTGCTCGCCGTATTTGCGATCGCGGATGCCATCCGTCCCGAATCGTTCGACGCGGTCAAGCGGCTGCACGACGAAGGACTGGAGGTTGTCCTGCTGACGGGTGATTCCACGGCGGTCGCAAACGCGGTCGCGAAGGAACTCAACATCGACACCGTCTTCGCCGAGGTATTGCCCGAGGACAAGGTGGCAAAGATCGAGGAGCTGCAGGCCCAGGGCAAGCGCGTCGCGATGGTGGGTGACGGTGTCAATGACGCTCCGGCGCTGCTCACGTCCGACGTCGGCATCGCCATCGGCACAGGGACGGACGTCGCGGTCGAGGCCGGCGACGTCGTACTCGTGCGCAGCGACCCGCGCGACGTGCCAGCGATCATCGAATTGAGCAAGGCCACCTATCGCAAGATGATCCAGAACCTGTGGTGGGCCGCCGGCTACAACATCGTCGCCATCCCTCTCGCCGCTGGCGTTCTCGCCGCATGGGGGATCCTGCTGCAACCTGCGCTTGGGGCAGTGCTCATGTCGCTGAGCACCGTCGTTGTGGCAATCAATGCGCAGTTGTTGCGCCGGGCGGTGCGGTCCCCATGA
- a CDS encoding acetate/propionate family kinase, protein MTTRRLLALNVGSSTLKGASYLFNTEGHGAQSRLLERSRAEIPVGVDAQERLATLLEALSEPWPSPDVVVHRIVHGGDLHDARELDETVLAKLDALVPFAPLHQPVALAFARAARMRWPHARQGVAFDTDFHASLAPWSRRLPVPEAWDALGIRRYGFHGLAFASALRIVASHDAGILKGRAVFAHLGGGCSVCAVEGGRSRDTTMALTPLGGIPSPTRSGDLDPGALLYLLRHERLDAQALENGLYRSAGLAGIAGHGDMRVLLTDPGPQAQLAVELFAVRIAQSIAAMATAIGGLDHVVFSGGIGHRAPVLRARIVARLAWLGLALAPDVNDAGATRIDRGGGPSIWNVAIDEERELAESALAWL, encoded by the coding sequence GTGACCACGCGCAGGCTTCTTGCACTCAACGTTGGCTCGTCCACCCTCAAGGGCGCGTCCTATCTGTTCAACACTGAGGGACACGGCGCGCAGTCTCGTCTGCTCGAGCGCTCCCGGGCCGAAATTCCAGTCGGCGTGGATGCGCAGGAGCGCCTTGCCACCCTGCTCGAGGCATTGTCGGAGCCGTGGCCCAGCCCCGACGTGGTGGTGCACCGAATCGTACATGGCGGTGACCTGCACGACGCCCGCGAGCTCGACGAAACCGTGCTCGCGAAACTGGATGCATTGGTGCCGTTCGCACCCTTGCACCAGCCGGTAGCCCTCGCTTTCGCGCGTGCCGCGCGCATGCGTTGGCCGCACGCGCGCCAAGGCGTGGCCTTCGACACCGACTTCCACGCGTCGCTCGCGCCCTGGAGCCGGCGCTTGCCTGTCCCTGAAGCATGGGATGCGCTGGGCATCCGCCGCTACGGTTTCCATGGACTCGCCTTTGCCTCCGCGCTCCGCATAGTGGCCAGCCACGACGCTGGAATCCTGAAGGGCCGCGCTGTCTTCGCGCATCTGGGGGGTGGCTGCAGCGTCTGCGCCGTCGAGGGCGGCCGCAGCCGCGACACCACCATGGCGCTCACTCCGCTGGGTGGAATCCCGAGCCCTACCCGCTCCGGAGATCTCGATCCCGGCGCGTTGCTGTATCTGCTGAGGCATGAACGCCTGGATGCGCAGGCGCTTGAAAACGGCCTGTACCGCAGTGCAGGCCTTGCCGGAATCGCCGGCCATGGCGACATGCGCGTGTTGCTGACGGATCCCGGCCCGCAGGCCCAGCTTGCCGTGGAGCTCTTTGCAGTCCGGATTGCGCAGTCCATCGCGGCCATGGCCACGGCAATTGGCGGTCTCGACCATGTCGTCTTTTCCGGCGGCATCGGCCATCGCGCGCCGGTTTTGCGGGCTCGCATCGTCGCGCGACTGGCCTGGCTCGGCCTGGCGCTGGCACCTGACGTCAACGATGCTGGAGCCACGCGGATCGACCGCGGGGGCGGGCCGAGCATATGGAACGTCGCGATCGATGAGGAGCGCGAACTGGCTGAATCGGCACTCGCCTGGCTGTAG
- a CDS encoding GDCCVxC domain-containing (seleno)protein encodes MSDVKLESILTCPECGHRATETMPITACQFFYECTGCGAVLRPHQGDCCVFCSFGTVPCPPIQQNNPCCG; translated from the coding sequence GTGAGTGACGTCAAGCTGGAAAGCATCTTGACCTGCCCGGAGTGCGGCCATCGGGCGACCGAGACAATGCCCATCACAGCGTGTCAATTCTTCTATGAGTGCACGGGCTGTGGAGCGGTTTTGCGTCCGCATCAAGGCGACTGCTGTGTGTTCTGCTCGTTCGGAACAGTGCCATGTCCACCGATCCAACAGAACAATCCCTGTTGTGGTTGA
- a CDS encoding heavy-metal-associated domain-containing protein, whose amino-acid sequence MHKWILALVAALSVGAALATPATVVMLDAENMTCPACGITIRKALEKVPGVADVKVDTRAETVTVTFESSQTDAAGIARAVTEAGFPAKVRTGGE is encoded by the coding sequence ATGCACAAGTGGATACTGGCCCTGGTGGCTGCTCTGTCGGTCGGTGCCGCTCTTGCGACGCCCGCAACCGTAGTGATGCTCGATGCTGAGAACATGACCTGTCCCGCCTGCGGCATCACCATCAGGAAGGCGCTGGAGAAGGTGCCGGGCGTGGCCGATGTGAAGGTGGACACCCGGGCTGAAACAGTCACGGTGACGTTCGAATCGAGCCAGACGGATGCAGCCGGAATCGCGCGTGCAGTCACGGAAGCAGGCTTCCCGGCCAAGGTGCGGACTGGCGGTGAGTGA
- a CDS encoding mercuric transporter MerT family protein, which translates to MQTTPAKSSVPAIVGASIAAIGASVCCVVPLVLVLLGISGAWIGTLTALDPLRPWFSAAAVLSLAVAFWMLYRPAARCGVDGSCIAPDALRRRRRWLWLATALIVLLLLFPYYIVWIL; encoded by the coding sequence ATGCAAACAACCCCGGCCAAATCGTCTGTTCCAGCCATCGTTGGCGCGAGCATCGCCGCCATTGGCGCATCGGTCTGCTGCGTCGTGCCGCTGGTGCTGGTCCTGCTGGGCATCAGTGGCGCCTGGATCGGCACCCTGACAGCTCTCGATCCCTTGAGGCCCTGGTTCAGCGCCGCCGCCGTACTGTCCTTGGCCGTGGCGTTTTGGATGCTGTATCGACCGGCGGCACGGTGCGGTGTGGATGGCAGTTGCATCGCCCCGGACGCTCTGCGACGCAGGCGACGTTGGCTCTGGTTGGCGACAGCCCTCATCGTCCTGTTGCTGCTGTTTCCCTATTACATCGTCTGGATTCTGTAG
- a CDS encoding MerR family transcriptional regulator — translation MRPNTFTISRLAAAADVHVETVRYYQRRRLLRQPERPIGGVRRYDENDVNRLQFIRRAQMMGFSLDEIAGLLEITGEGSCEQTRQLTERKLVDVRLRIRELRQLERDLEQKIARCAQVPAGECCPTLDFLERPIKPAATGS, via the coding sequence GTGCGTCCGAACACGTTTACGATCAGCCGGCTGGCGGCGGCGGCCGATGTGCACGTCGAAACCGTGCGCTACTACCAGCGGCGTAGGCTGCTGCGTCAACCCGAGCGACCCATAGGAGGCGTGCGTCGTTACGACGAAAACGATGTCAATCGGCTTCAGTTCATCCGGCGCGCTCAGATGATGGGATTCAGCCTCGACGAGATCGCTGGCCTGCTAGAGATCACAGGCGAAGGTTCTTGCGAGCAGACCCGTCAGCTGACCGAGCGAAAGCTCGTCGATGTCCGTCTACGAATCCGCGAGCTGCGACAGCTGGAGAGGGATCTCGAACAGAAAATAGCGCGGTGCGCCCAAGTGCCGGCGGGAGAGTGCTGCCCAACCCTCGATTTTCTGGAGCGGCCAATAAAGCCAGCTGCGACAGGCAGTTAG
- a CDS encoding NADP-dependent oxidoreductase, translated as MSTMVRFHRFGGNDVLKIEKLETSQPDAGQVLVSVHAASINPIDFKIRSGLYPGVRDDRLPYTPGRDISGVVAACGAQSTRFKVGDEVFGIVDIHGGGYSQQIAVDQRALSAKPAGLDHVHAAAIPLAGQTAWQGLFRYGRLKAGQSVLIQGGSGGVGHFAIQFAKARGARVLTTVSTANVEFEGRQGFV; from the coding sequence ATGAGCACGATGGTACGTTTCCATCGCTTTGGCGGCAATGATGTCCTGAAGATCGAAAAACTCGAAACTTCGCAGCCAGATGCGGGGCAAGTGCTGGTATCGGTGCACGCCGCGAGCATTAACCCGATCGACTTTAAGATCCGCTCAGGCCTGTATCCGGGCGTCAGGGACGACCGTCTTCCCTACACGCCTGGCCGAGATATTTCTGGGGTCGTCGCGGCCTGCGGCGCCCAGTCCACTCGCTTCAAGGTAGGCGACGAGGTATTCGGCATTGTCGATATTCACGGCGGTGGTTACTCTCAGCAAATCGCCGTAGATCAACGCGCCCTTTCGGCGAAGCCCGCCGGGCTCGACCATGTTCACGCGGCCGCCATCCCGCTTGCAGGGCAGACTGCTTGGCAGGGCTTGTTCCGTTATGGCCGTCTTAAAGCAGGACAGTCGGTGCTGATCCAGGGGGGATCTGGCGGAGTAGGTCATTTCGCTATCCAGTTTGCGAAGGCGAGAGGTGCCCGCGTGCTGACGACGGTCTCGACCGCAAACGTCGAATTTGAGGGTCGGCAGGGATTCGTGTAA
- the cls gene encoding cardiolipin synthase, with product MALSLALFALHLLVAARALTRPGRTPASRAAWVAVIMAVPTLGLVAYLFLGETSIGRGRVRRLHEAERTLAKPEGSAATLVESAGELSHLCTAINGLLAVGGNRIELLGDPDATPAQPMLDSEAAIATLVADIAQARDHVHISFYIWLDDTHGGQVADAVAAAAQRGVACRVMVDALGSRAFIHGPRWQQLRQAGVHLLATLDDIPRLGYLAVGRLDLRNHRKLVVIDNAIVYCGSQNCADPQFRVLARYAPWVDIFLRCQGPVVRQAQWLFLSTWIAEIGEPLEALPAAQPEPAAFEPGVAAQMYGSGPSTPGNAMSDSFVGALYAARRELLITTPYFVPDEALLRALCAAPRRGVKTTIVFPKRNNSWLVACACRSTYRDLLQSGVAIYEYPLGLLHTKSLTADGEFALVGSANMDRRSLQLNFENNLLIMDAATTATIKHRQLGYLSVSSAVSLDTVKAWPLHTRLLQNTVGMMAPVL from the coding sequence ATGGCGCTCTCCCTGGCCTTGTTCGCCCTGCACCTCTTGGTGGCCGCGCGGGCCCTCACTCGCCCTGGGCGCACACCCGCTTCGCGGGCAGCCTGGGTGGCGGTCATCATGGCGGTGCCCACCCTGGGACTGGTCGCCTACCTCTTCCTCGGCGAAACGAGTATCGGCCGCGGACGAGTGCGTCGCCTGCATGAGGCCGAACGCACCCTGGCCAAGCCGGAAGGATCGGCGGCCACTTTGGTCGAATCCGCTGGTGAGCTGTCGCACCTCTGCACAGCGATCAACGGCTTGCTCGCCGTCGGCGGCAATCGTATCGAGTTGCTCGGCGATCCAGATGCAACCCCGGCCCAGCCCATGCTCGATTCGGAGGCGGCCATCGCCACGCTCGTCGCGGATATCGCCCAAGCCCGCGATCATGTGCACATCAGCTTCTATATCTGGCTGGATGATACCCATGGCGGCCAGGTGGCCGATGCGGTAGCGGCGGCGGCCCAGCGCGGGGTTGCGTGCCGGGTGATGGTCGATGCACTGGGCTCACGCGCCTTTATCCACGGTCCGCGCTGGCAGCAGCTGCGCCAAGCGGGGGTCCATCTGCTGGCCACACTGGATGACATACCCCGCCTTGGCTACCTAGCTGTAGGCCGGCTGGATCTGCGCAACCACCGCAAGCTCGTAGTCATCGATAACGCCATCGTCTACTGCGGCAGCCAGAACTGCGCCGACCCCCAGTTCAGGGTGCTCGCCCGCTACGCGCCATGGGTCGATATCTTCCTGCGCTGCCAAGGCCCGGTGGTGCGGCAAGCGCAATGGCTGTTTCTGAGCACCTGGATCGCCGAGATAGGCGAGCCGCTGGAAGCCCTGCCGGCAGCACAGCCTGAGCCTGCCGCCTTTGAGCCCGGCGTTGCCGCCCAGATGTATGGCAGCGGGCCTTCCACGCCGGGCAACGCGATGTCTGACTCCTTCGTAGGAGCCCTCTATGCTGCTCGGCGCGAGCTGCTGATTACCACGCCCTACTTCGTGCCGGATGAGGCTCTCCTGCGAGCCCTATGCGCAGCGCCACGACGTGGCGTGAAGACGACGATCGTGTTCCCCAAACGAAATAATTCCTGGCTGGTCGCCTGTGCCTGCCGAAGCACCTATCGCGATCTACTGCAGTCCGGGGTTGCCATCTACGAGTATCCGCTGGGGCTTCTGCATACCAAGTCGCTGACCGCAGATGGTGAATTCGCCCTTGTGGGCTCCGCCAACATGGACCGGCGCAGCTTACAGCTGAACTTTGAGAACAATCTTCTAATCATGGATGCAGCCACCACAGCGACCATCAAGCACCGTCAGCTCGGCTATCTCTCCGTCTCATCGGCAGTATCTCTCGATACTGTGAAAGCATGGCCCCTCCATACGCGCCTGCTTCAGAACACAGTGGGCATGATGGCACCGGTCCTCTAA